ttgaaagtaattaagggtgtttttttttgaaagaggtGTAATGAGAATTTCATTGGCTGTGTTTGGTTCTCTCATAAAGGAAACATGTTTGATCAGGCATCCAATAGTTTACAGAGTTAtgagaatttctttgaaaatcaaaaatacATTTCGAACTTGAATaactaaaccaaatcaattataacATAAATAGACCATACATTAATAAGggaaaaataaacttaaataactaaaaccaattaaaacataaatagatatattaaaatatcatttcatatataaaatgcaattatttttaattatatacaatttaattattcTTTGGTCGGGTCTATATAGTATCACTACTATGTATCAAAATATGATATCatatataaaacataattaatttcTTAGGCATatcatatataaaatataattaatttcttaagcattttaattaatattttcttaGACCTAttgtatcttcttcttcttcttctttcgtaTCATTTCTCCATCTTTCTCATAGTGTTCAAGCTATATAGGTTTAACATTTCCAAGTAAGATATCACACGAGTGCACGTGAGTTCGTTGTACCTAGTCACTATATAAAGATGCCTAAACTCTTAGTGTGATGTTTTAGGTTGTTTTTGTTGAAGTGTAATTgcatatttaaattcaaattcaaatttaaagtgTGTTAGTTTTTAGTTTGTTTTGGATCTTGTGTTGGACTttaattagtttagtttaatatgagtttaatatatattgtattttttattttgtagtgTAGAACGTGTAGAATCATTCTTGTAACCGTTTATAATTGAGTAAAAGTTAGTTataatttttctctctcttcttccatcttcatcttGTTCATCTTGTTCCACTATGCTCCAACAATTGGTATCGAGAGCTCTTGTTCAGATCCACGGGAAGGAAAACACTAGTGTACGTGAGGTGTGTGATTGTTTAAATTTTGGATTCATTCAAAGAAGAATGATGTGTCTCAACTGAGATGTATGGAGTTCTTGTGAGGATTTAAAAACAATTACTATTTGTGGATCTCacaaatatttaattacttatctTTTCACTTGATGATCAAGGAAGATGAAGTCAAGAAGTCACACCTGAAGGTGCAACATTAGAGTATTGCAGAAGCTTTAGGATTTATTCTTGGATCAAATTAGTTCAATGCAAGATAAGTGTCCTGGTGGACAGAaacatttatatgattttattttgtgATCTCTAAGAAAAGTAAATCAGTTATCTTTAAAGTCTTCAAAGGTTCTTATCGATGACAACAAGGTATGGTTCTGAGTTACCCTATTAAGAGAAGTTACTTTAGTAATGTTAACTTCAGGATCAAAATCAGTGATGTGTTCATTGAGAAAGGTACTGATGTTCAAtcagatgttggaacatcatctcAGCAGCTTGTTACTTCTATATGTGGGAAGATTCTAAAGGCTTATGTAACATTGAATAAGAAAGCTCTCAAGAAATCATTTTAAGAGAGAGTTCACTATTTGGAGTTGTTTTGGTCTGTGGTCATCAAGTGTTTcagaaattaaatattacatgATTGTGAGTCTTAGAGTAAAAGCTATTAGCCAAATCTGAACAAGATTATATTATTGGAGTTTTTTCTGGCCACTTGGACTAGAATTAATTGAATCTTGATATTGCTGAAGAAAGATAAGTTATTTCAATTGGGGTGGTTACTAAAAGAATACAATTTTAAAATGTATGTCATGACATTGTAGTGTTTTGCTACTGCTATCAAGGAACAAGGATCTTGTTTTGCTTACAGAATAAGGTCACTGGTTCTGTTGTCATTATGACAGAGGTCTTGCTACAGGCAAGTATTGACATTCCTATGCTTGGTATAACTAAGAAGCCTTGAGAAGAACTATTCATCATAATTTGAGGTGCAAGTTATATTGAGAAAATGAGGGGTAATTCTGGAATCACTCCACTAAAGAAGTATAGTCATGACTATTTGGACGGTTGTGTCAACTATATTATCTCACCTAGTGTTGTGTGCAATCTCAGAGGAATCATTTTTTTTGGCATAAAGAATGTCATTtcaaatgttgtaacattttccaaCAGTCAAAACTTGGAAAAAGAGAAAGCTGAATAAGAATGTATGTGTCTCTCCCTCTTTCATGGTGAGTGGTGCACTATTACTACAATTGATCTTTACCTTTGACTCAGTTTGGTTACAAACAAGGTGACTAAGTAACCTCTCTTGTATTTAAAAAGTCTTACTACCTCACCATTCTCGCTAACTGCGTTTCAACATGAATATGTTTTCTGGTTCAAAGAAGGGAGTGTGCAACAGTGTAATGGATGTTGGAACATCTATTGGATCATCCATAATATGGAAAACATCTATATCTCAGATGAAGTccctaaagaaaaaaaatatgattaaatacTTTATTCAGACTCATATACTGATAAGATTTGTGTCAATGATATGGACTTAGAAGATATTGTTGGATAGTTATCTTATGCTATATGTAACAAAACAATATTAAAAAGAGAGtaacttttttgttttaaaaccctTAGTTTGTTCCTTTCGATAAATGTCCTTAGTTAAGTGTTCCCTTCTGTTTTAAAAATACACTTTGTTATGCATTTTTGTCTTTCTTCTTTTGCTCATTGATTgccaatttttggctaaaaagcgGAAGAAAAAATGGTGTAAGTCCGCTATAAGTTTTGTCTCTAAGTTGTGAAGTCCAAAAATTTAGAGGGAGTGAGTCTTTTGAGTCTTCAGTCTGTCTTTGGTGTGTGTTGTTTTTGTCTGCTTCTGCTGCTAAGTCtgtttttcttgtagtgtatgCACAATACCGTGTAGGATGTTTTAACATCCTGTCTGATGTGTTGTGTCTGTGTTTTTTTGCTTTGTGTCTTGTGAACTGAGTTATATACTAAATATGATATATATTAGATTAAATAAGATCAAGGATTAAGATTTTGAGTAACTCTTTTAAAcatactcttggagtaagaatattcctccttatatatatatatatatatatatatatatatatatatatatatatatatatatatatatatatatatatatatatatatatatatatatatatatatatatatatatatattgtccaataACCGGAGTTTTGGGAGTTCGATTCTCACATatgtttattttttcaaaaattttaattaattaaaattttaaaaattctatGTGCACATTAgacatcatttttatttatttacgggCGTTGCTTAATGTACTACTTAATGCAgcgcttttatttattaataagtgTTGCCAAATGTATTACTTAAAGCAGcgcttttaattattaataagcgCTCTCTAATGTACTACTTAAGGCAACGCTTCCTAATGTATTACTTAAGGTATCACTTTTATTGATTAACAAATGCTGCCTAATGTACTATTTAAGGCaacacttttattttttaataagcgCTGCCTAATGTATTAGTTAAGGAAgcgcttttatttattaataatcgCTGCCTAATGTATTACTCAAGGTCAAGGCAAGACaacacttttatttattaataattgctgcttattataatatttattttttataaatttttttaatgattttatgtGTATATTAGACAAcgctttttatatatttataggcGCTGCCTAATGAACTTCTTAAGACaacacttttatttattaataaatgttGTCTAATTTATTACTTAAGACaacacttttatttattaataagcattgtctaatttattatttaagacaacgctttttttaaattaataagtgTTGCCTAACGTACTATTTAAggtacatattttatttattaagcgCAGTCTAATATATAATTGTTAaaaattattatgttttatttaacATTCAACAACACTTATATTACAAAGCGCTGCCTATGTGGATACCTTATGCCATTGCTTATTATAAAGAGCGTTGCCTAATATCCTCTTTTATTTTTAGCAGCATTTTTATAAAAAAGCGTTGTCTAATATCCTCTTTTATTTTTAGCAGCATTTTTATAAAAAAGCGCTAATAAAGAGGGTGTTGCCTAAACTCTTTTTTGCCGTAGTgtgtaaagttatcatcaaaactcaaggtCAGATGTAAAGCCAATCTTGTTCTTATAAAGATCAATATGGTCCATCTAAAAGATGAAATTAGAAAAAACAATACAATCAACAGAGCTAGAAGGTCAAATGCAACCACTAACGCCAATTCTCTTAGAGGACTGACACAATTAAAATCGCCTAAAACACACCAAACATCACTCCTAGACGCCTTTTCCAGAGAAAAATATCCTCCCTTGTCTCTATCTTCTCAGGAAGAGAGCACTTCGAATACATATTGACTTGCAAGAATGGTTCTTGGAAGCCCCACATTCAAGAAAAATACCTAAAAGTTCTATCCTGAAAAAGAGAACTTACCGATGGCAAGAATAAAGCTCCAGTCACAAAAAGAATTACACCAGAGATAAAACACCAAAGAGGCTAACACCTCACTAAGCTTAACTTTGGATATCAATAATGAACTCGTTGACCCTAGTCATTTTAAATTTGCTACCAAGATCGCATACATTAAAGGATCTTATCATCATTGAGAATGACTCCTAGTCATCCAGACAACTTTTTGTTGGCGTTCTCTTTTCTCCAAACTTATTAATCTAGCTACTTCAACTTCATCACTCAACTTAAAGAAACAATCCAATTGCTTATCAAACTTAATAAGTTTCAAAGCCAGTCTATTATCAATAATTTCAAAACACTAAAAAAACTTAGGAGGAATCAAAACATGACGCTTTAAATGAGTACGTAGCACTTGGAAAAGAAGTATCTCCATGACTAACAGACAAGATAAGTGTCCAGGTATCCAAGTTTTTTTTCTAAAGTAGGCATTGGAATACAATTCTTCAGTTATAAGCCAATAGAAGCCCATAGTGTCAGAAAGCCCAGTGACACAAAAGGTTTATCAATACCTGAGATCGCCTAGGAAGTGGTGTGCAAAGGAGAAATCTACTCCAGAATATATTTGACGCCTAACTCTGGCATCTGAGAAGCTAAAGTTGGTAGAATGGAATTTGAAGCACACTTCGTTTAAAAGACAGACAACTCACTCACAAGCATGGAAGGAACCATCTGAGTCAATACTCGAATCCAAAGTAACCAAGCCCGGAGGAGAAGCGACAAGATTAAACTCTAAGGAATTCACATTGGGCCCACGGGGTGAAAAAAAATAGATGGGGTGTCGCCCACACAAGAAAAGAAGGGTGTGAAAAGGAAGAATTAgagaaaaataattctttaagcCCAACCTAAATCACATGAAAGTGATTTAAAATCCAAAAGCTTTTTGGGCTTGTTGAGATTAGACATATGAGAGACCCGATGACCCAAAAAGTATGAAAAACCCATGAATTTGTGGGAGGGCGATCACGTTAGGACGTATTGTTGACTTTAACAACCTAAAAACATATAATTCAGCAAATGCTTAATAGTTAGTCATTAGTAATTCCGCAGATACTTAACAGTTAGTCATTAATCTTGTTAAAGtagtctttatatatatatatatatatatatatatatatatatatatatatatatatatatatatatatatatatatatatatatggatgtaTTATTTTGTGATATATAtttcacaaataaaaatatatataaatggagTAAACCTGAGCTTGTAATTTGTAAATACCACGCGTAAACATTATTTTGACATTAAGAATTGACTATTAAAAAGTTATTATAATAAGCCATTTAAAATATAGTATTACAAAAATACAAGGTAATGTGAGATCCAtgtttcaaaaaataatataaaaagatgCGAgtattattctttttcttttgagtCAAATGGTACTATTCTAACTATTAGTCCaaaccaaatatatataaataggcTATTGTAACTCCCATGCTTGGCATTCATCaaacctttcttcttcttcttcttcatatctTTCTCTTCCTTTGCTCCCTCTCAACTCAACCATGGGTGTTATGTCTGAGAAACCCCTTCAAGAACTTCCTATGCATTCTACAGACACCACATTTTCTCCTCCTTCATCTAAAAGGTACACTTATTctcttttcattttttgttaaatattcatctcaaatttttttaatgaaacatGATGTTATGAAATATTTGATATTGTAATAGGTTGGAAGGAAAAATTGCTATTGTAACCGGAGGAGCTAGAGGAATTGGAGAAGCCACGGTGAGAATTTTTGTGAAGCATGGTGCAAAAGTAGTAATTGCTGATGTTGAAGATGAACTTGGAACAATCCTTGCAAATTCACTCTCTCCTTCAACTAACTACATCCATTGTGATGTTAGCATTGAAAAAGATGTTGAAAATTTAGTCACATCAACCGTTTCGCACTACGGTAAACTCGACATCATGTTCAACAATGCAGGCGTTCTTGGAAACCAGTCCAAGAACAAAAGCATTGTGAACTTCGACCCGGACGAGTTTGACCGAGTCATGAGTGTTAATGTTAAAGGAGTAGCTTTAGGGATGAAACATGCAGCAAGAGTGATGATTCCTAGAGGATTTGGTTGCATAATTTCTACAGCTAGTGTAGCTGGGGTTTCAGGAGGGCTTGGTCCACATGCTTACACAGCTTCAAAGCATGCTATAGTTGGATTAACAAAGAACAGTTCTTGTGAATTGGGGAAATATGGAATTAGGGTTAATTGTGTTTCACCTTT
The Vicia villosa cultivar HV-30 ecotype Madison, WI linkage group LG6, Vvil1.0, whole genome shotgun sequence genome window above contains:
- the LOC131611985 gene encoding short-chain dehydrogenase reductase 2a, producing the protein MGVMSEKPLQELPMHSTDTTFSPPSSKRLEGKIAIVTGGARGIGEATVRIFVKHGAKVVIADVEDELGTILANSLSPSTNYIHCDVSIEKDVENLVTSTVSHYGKLDIMFNNAGVLGNQSKNKSIVNFDPDEFDRVMSVNVKGVALGMKHAARVMIPRGFGCIISTASVAGVSGGLGPHAYTASKHAIVGLTKNSSCELGKYGIRVNCVSPFGVATSMLVNAWRKGDDEDHHDDGHDGGVNFGLPLVEEVEKMEEFVRGLGNLRGTTLRVQDIAEAVLYLASDESRYVSGHNLVVDGGVTSSRNCIGL